Within Zootoca vivipara chromosome 10, rZooViv1.1, whole genome shotgun sequence, the genomic segment tttggtgtaccgacctccccgctgcaccaaggattccctccccgagctgcttcaggtcgtgtcggatgtgctcctggagacatcTAGCTTGGTTGTCtcaggggattttaacatccatgccgacacgaccttacaaggagccgctcaggacttcgtggaaagcatggcctccatggggctgtccctgaataagtctggcccgactcatagccgcggacatgccttggacctggtgtttacctctatggatgttggtgatctgacactaagaaaaagcgaaactaaagaagtgccatggtcacatcactacctggtgcaactggacttctccgcgacccttcccctctgcagggaggtgggaccaattcggatggtccgcccccgccacttaatggatccaaatggtttccagagagtggtaggggatgctttatcccatgttgatggcctttcacccgattccctggtggcccactggaatgtggagctaaccagggctattgaaacctccaaggaaggagaatccatcacCCTCTGAGAAAGTCCCTTCCACTACAGGACAGCTCCTACTGCCAAATAATTCTTCCAAACTCCCTACGTGGGGGTTACAGTCTGGGAATTGCACCGGAAGCCAAAATCGCATATAGGCAGAACACACTGCGTCCAATTGctagtgggattgccaaagtcattttgttCCCTGggaacctcccccctcctttccacaTAATTTTTGGACATGTGCATGAAGCCTAATGTGCAGAGGTTAAATGCCTATAAGTTGTACGGTTACTGTAATTTGGATGCTCcccttggagcagcagaaaacaagctcgcttCACCTTTCATGTTTAGATGTTTGGAGAAGGCTCTCAGACCCCCCATCTCTGTTCTCCAGGACACAGacacccagctccctcagctgttCCTCGGGGCGAcctttggggtcctttccaactccacaattctacgatCATGTCTTCAGCCCTAGTCAGAACAGTCCAACCACGACATCCCATTGGCTTCCACACATCCTCAAAGCAGAACAAAAGTTTCATTGCGTTGCCTCTTCCAAGGCAGAGGAGAAAACATCATCTTGCTTGTGGTGCTTCTCATTCCAGGTTCCTCTCCAGCTTCCTTTCCTGACCAAGGCAGGTCCTGAAGGCTAGAGATGAGAATTCTGGGAGTGGAGAGGAAATGTCACGGCCACCAGCCAGTTGGGGATGTCTCCAACAGCACCCATGATTTGCCCAAGCAGGGTTGCTACTCTTCCCccctgaagggagaggagagacacCAAACCATCCTTGGAGGACcctatccccaccaccactgaatATGACACCTGGCCTTGACACAAGACTATTGGGTGGGGAGGTCAAAGGAGAAAAACTGTTAGTTCAATGTGAATGATTATTGGAAATGGGGGAGATGGAGGTTTATTTGCTTCTTAGTGGGTCAGAGTGTTACTTAGTTTATTATTTGCGTGTTGTCAGCGTTGTTTTCTCCTTTATATGGctagtttccccctcccctccaatagAATGTTATGTGAAATATCAATATATTATATGACTCCCACCCTTCTCCACGCGGCATTATGTATTGTATAATTTTTCTTTGCCATAAGTCACTTACAGACCTTCGGATGACAAGAGACTAAGAAGTTTAATTAATCAAGGTTTTTTCGGCTTtcgccccagcctggtggaacgctctagTCTATCACAAGACCAGGGTCCTGTGGGACTTGACatccttccacagggcctgcaagatggagctgttccgcctggcctttggtccGGGCCCAGTTTGACCCCCccctctatgggaccctgtaagtTACCTATTTCTCCCTTTGATCGGCTCATGTGGGACCAACATGGACAGCTGACCCTGGTGAATActtgaggttcccaacccctatggttgtaattcgtgggcagtcatttaattttatcctgtTTCCAATTGTTAAGCTGTATTATAATCAATTGTTTGATAGTTTTtcaatgtatttgatatttgatgttagctgccctgagcccggtcgtGGCCacggagggcggggtataaataaaaatttacttaccTCACTTACTTACTTTCTCTACAGATAATCTCTACATTTCCCATGGCTTGCAGCAGCAACTGGACACAAGAGACGGAGTTTGTTCTTCTGGGCTTCTCCGGGATCACGCATGGCCAGACCTACCTCTTCCTGGTGTTCTTGGCTATCTACTTGGTCACCCTGTTGGGGAACCTCACCATAGTCGGCCTGATCCTGCTGGATCCCTGCCTTCACagccccatgtacttcttcctcagcCATTTATCCTGCATGGATGTCTGCTACTCATCCGTCACTGTCCCCAAAATCCTGACCAACTTTCTGCATAAGAGGCACACCATATCCTACAACCAGTGCATGGCCCAGATGTTCTTCCTGATGACCTTTGCGGGGTCCGAGTGCGCTCTGCTGGCTGTCATGGCCTACGACCGCTATGCCGCCATTTGCCAGCCTCTGCATTACAGCAGCCTGATGAGCAGCCAGCTGCGAATCTCGCTGGCCATCGCTTCTTGGATCTGGGGCTTCTTGGACTCGGCCATCCACACCACTCTGGCCACCCACTTGTCCTTCTGTGGGGCCAACCAGATCGACCACATCTTCTGCGATGTCCCGCCTCTCCTGAAGATTGCCTGCAGCAACACCTACGTCAACGAGATCACCCTCCTTTTGACCAGCATCTTCCTGGGCCTGAGTCCCTTCTTGTTCATCCTCCTCTCCTATGTCTTCATCCTCTCCGCCATCTTGCGGAACCGCTCCAACACCGGGCGGCACAAGGCCTTCTCCACCTGCACCTCCCACATGATAGTGGTCGTCCTCTACTTCGGAAATGGATTGGTGAACTACAACCGCCCAAGCGCAGGCTACTCCTTGGAGGTTGACACCCTGGTCTCCACAATCTACTGCATCATCACCCCAATGCTGAACCCCCTCATCTACAGTCTCCGCAACAAGGAGGTGAAGGAAGCCCTGAAGAAGGTTCTGGGGCAGCAGAAGAAGGACTATGCTTCTACACAGAGAAAGTGAGTGGTGGACTTTGGCAAGGGTGCAGCTCTGCTCtcctctgacccccccccattgctctTAGTGAGCTCAAGGTAATCCTCCAAGACCACAGGAAAAACCCACTTCCTGTAGACTCCATTTCGGTCAAATTTATAAACACGTTTGTATTATATCCATagagactccccccccaaaaaaaaaatgttatgaaaacCGACAGTATGTTTCTGTACAAACACCACAACTAATCAACAAAGCATGTACCTATTAAGTGATCTGCAAGTTAGGATAAATCTCAGGAACAAGTCTTTGGTTTTCTGGAGAATTTGTAAATTAAATGAACCTTCACCATTCTCTCGCAAAGATGTCTCTGTGAATTGTTCCTCCTGCCGGTCTTACTTTGTGAGTCAAGTTCTCCACCAGGGCCACACTGTCTTGTACCAAGCGTTCATGTTTGCACCTTTTaagtcaaagaatcatagaatcatagagtcatagaatcatagagttggaagagaccacaagggtcatccagtccaaccccctgctaagcaggaaacaccatcaaagcattaaagacccccaaagaaggagattccagcacactccttggcagcaaattccactgctgaacagctcatactgtcaggaagttcttcctaatgtttaggtggaatcttctttcttgtagtttaaatccattgctccgtgtccgcttctctggagcagcagaaaacaatctttcaccctcttctatatgacatccttttatatatttgaacatggctatcatatcaccccttaaccttctcttctccaggctaaaactacctagctccctaagccgctcctcataaggcatcgtttccaggcctttgaccattttggttgccctcttctggacacgttccagcttgtcagtatccttcttggactgtggtgcccagaactggacacagtacttcaggtgaggtctgaccagagcagaatacagtggtactattacttcccttgatctagatgctatactcctattgatgcagcccagaattggctttttagctgctgcatcacactgctgactcatgtcaagtttgtggtctaccaagactcctagatacttttcacgtgtactgctctcaagccaggtgtctcccatactgtatttgtgcctttcatattttttttgcccaagtgtagtactttacatttctccctgttaaaattcatcttgtttgctttggcccagttgtctaatctgttaaggtcattttgaagtgtgatcctgtcctctggggtattagccactgttcccaatttggtgtcgtctgcaaacttgctcaggatgccctcaagcccatcacccaagtcattgataaagatgttgaataagactgggcccaagacagaaccctgtgtcaccccactagtcactactctccaggatgaggaggagccattgatgagcaccctttgggttcggtcagtcagccagttacaaatccactgaatggtagcattgtctagaccacattttaccagcttctgtgCAAGAATATGGAAGTCCTTTCAGAATTTGCCTATAACCAAACCCGCAACCACAAAGAGAAATCCAGTTAGTGGTTTATCCAACAAGTCCTCTTTCTCATTGAAATAAGGATTGAGTAACACAAGTTCTGAAGACTTGCTGACATGCTGATGGGTAATTTCACTTATGACACTAAGCACTTGTTCCCCCAAATATGGCACCTTTGGGCATGTCCACCATAAGTACCTATAGTTCCCATATTCAGAGAACTGCAGGCAACTGGTGAGACCCGTCAAAACTCATTATTCCAACCAGAGACTCTAGTCTAAACTGTAGATTGCTGTATTTATTCATATTGAATGGTTCTTCATGAACGATTGGCTCTGTAGGAGCCAATCTATGCTTACGTGTTCTCCTATTTTCATAGGCCTGTTTCTTTTCACAGCATGGGCCACAGCAGTGGTGATAAAAAAGAAGCAGAAACAAGCTTTGGGAGACCTAAGACCAGGAACTCAGAGGAGAAGGGCTtgtagtgtggctgcccctgttctgcagAACAGCATTGCTGTCAAGATAGGAgcccactatctgcactttccagggGATAAAActaagacatttttgttctggcAGATGGACAAGTGGGTCTTTACCATGAGTGTCCACTTGTTTGGATTTCATCcccgttttaaatgtgtttgttgtttgtttgtttgtgtgtttgtttgttttttaaattttatttatgcttttcaggtttatacatttcacaaaTGTTACAATCATattaacatttcaaagcttgacttccttcccctctttctgcggttccttcaatttatttctaatatcttctgcatatcccaattaacttaatttgctcatttattcatctactttaaatatatactcttataaaactgctgGTTaatacaataatcctgccaatgttcttattttgttcataatttatctgtaaatattcaataaacttttataaaagtttgttatcttgattctTATCTTATTCTACCGGTAAGTTTcgtcatttctgcatattccctaAGTTttggtatccattcttcctttgctgggacttccgcttctttccactttggggcgagAAACATTCCTGCTGCTGTAGTAGAATACATGAATaggtttctatacagtttaggtagttttgtccctataattccccccaaaaaaagatttctGCAAAAGATGCAGAAATCGACGGAATAACATTGGGAAAGAGAACATACAAAATAAAAGTGTTGGTGGATGATATAATAACATTAGAAGAGACCATTCTCAAAGcgctggaaaaaataaaatcatttggaGAGGTCTCAGGGTTCAAACTTAATACTGTAATCTAAGTAAAGCTCttctggatgaaatacaattgccccTGGTCTATTTTTTTTGAATCCTGCAATGGGTTTTAAGTTTTTGCTCAGCTAACTATACATTGCactctactctggatcaatattgagtagaattttcAATGACACACCCAAAATTGTATATTCCCTTTTCGCGttaaaaggtggggtagaaataccTCAAGTGTGTAAATAAGCATCTAGCCACTAAGCAATGCT encodes:
- the LOC118091561 gene encoding olfactory receptor 5V1-like, producing the protein MACSSNWTQETEFVLLGFSGITHGQTYLFLVFLAIYLVTLLGNLTIVGLILLDPCLHSPMYFFLSHLSCMDVCYSSVTVPKILTNFLHKRHTISYNQCMAQMFFLMTFAGSECALLAVMAYDRYAAICQPLHYSSLMSSQLRISLAIASWIWGFLDSAIHTTLATHLSFCGANQIDHIFCDVPPLLKIACSNTYVNEITLLLTSIFLGLSPFLFILLSYVFILSAILRNRSNTGRHKAFSTCTSHMIVVVLYFGNGLVNYNRPSAGYSLEVDTLVSTIYCIITPMLNPLIYSLRNKEVKEALKKVLGQQKKDYASTQRKLCYFDAMQTAEGATRLVRVSPVKQGSAFKSPDARPSLATWMPACSGPVKLEQGKAGTEEAQG